One window of Methanogenium organophilum genomic DNA carries:
- a CDS encoding ABC transporter ATP-binding protein, which produces MEEEVIKPNSAAVCTDIPKDAVIRLEDATKVYSLPFGDVVALDKVCISVIPGEFIAIMGPSGSGKSTLLNLIGSLDVPTSGDIYIDGRNTRTLSDDELTELRRDRIGFIFQQFNLIPLLTVLENVEYPMILKSRQAVKGSSRAHDLLMRIGLTEQMLAHKPKELSGGQQQRVAIARALINDPAILLCDEPTGNLDQATGRIIMDLLLEVNRRGKTIIMVTHDADIAAYASRTITIVDGKVA; this is translated from the coding sequence ATGGAAGAAGAAGTGATCAAACCGAACAGTGCTGCGGTCTGCACCGATATTCCAAAAGATGCGGTAATCCGGCTGGAGGATGCTACGAAGGTCTACTCCCTGCCCTTTGGCGACGTAGTGGCACTGGATAAGGTCTGCATCTCGGTGATACCGGGTGAGTTTATCGCCATCATGGGCCCTTCCGGTTCCGGGAAGTCCACCCTCCTCAATCTCATCGGTAGCCTGGATGTCCCGACCTCGGGTGATATTTATATTGACGGCCGCAACACCCGGACGCTCTCGGATGATGAGCTCACCGAGTTACGACGGGACCGTATCGGCTTCATCTTCCAGCAGTTCAACCTGATCCCGCTTTTAACGGTCCTTGAAAACGTGGAGTATCCCATGATTCTCAAGAGCCGGCAGGCGGTGAAGGGCAGTTCGCGTGCCCATGACCTCCTGATGCGGATCGGACTCACCGAGCAGATGCTTGCGCACAAGCCAAAGGAGCTCTCTGGCGGGCAGCAGCAACGTGTTGCCATCGCCCGGGCGCTTATCAATGACCCGGCAATTCTGCTCTGCGATGAACCGACGGGGAATCTGGATCAGGCGACCGGGCGGATCATCATGGACTTGCTTTTAGAGGTGAACCGCCGGGGGAAGACGATCATCATGGTTACGCATGACGCTGATATTGCCGCGTATGCGAGTCGGACGATTACCATTGTGGACGGGAAGGTTGCATGA
- a CDS encoding DUF2953 domain-containing protein yields the protein MISGILLTIAVLLIMVIAALLIILWAVPVTFTGRGELRHEAPTLIFAFCVHWGALSLQTQIPDEEKIDIILFGRTVRRIALETATPKQPETGGRGEEKELETDSGKRTSSPDILGIVDAVLTYTGALLRQISIDHLRASLRFGLGDAAMTGEVFGCLMALRGMLMATGGKASLAAVAVFDEPVIEGEAEGAIRIAHPLSLVPPVIRIIRHPAVWKMVRNR from the coding sequence ATGATCTCCGGGATACTTCTCACCATAGCTGTACTGCTTATCATGGTCATTGCAGCACTGCTCATTATTCTCTGGGCAGTACCTGTGACGTTCACCGGACGGGGCGAACTCCGCCATGAAGCACCGACGCTCATTTTTGCATTCTGTGTGCATTGGGGAGCGCTCTCTCTTCAGACGCAGATACCAGATGAGGAGAAGATCGATATCATTCTGTTCGGGCGGACAGTCCGCCGGATAGCACTGGAGACAGCCACTCCGAAACAGCCTGAAACAGGGGGCCGTGGGGAAGAAAAAGAACTGGAGACAGACTCCGGAAAAAGAACATCGTCACCTGACATCCTTGGTATTGTCGATGCTGTACTGACATATACCGGTGCCCTTCTCCGCCAGATCTCCATTGACCATCTTCGTGCCTCCCTCAGGTTCGGGCTGGGTGATGCAGCCATGACAGGAGAGGTATTTGGCTGTTTGATGGCCCTGCGTGGCATGCTCATGGCAACCGGTGGAAAGGCCTCCCTTGCAGCGGTTGCAGTATTCGACGAACCGGTGATAGAAGGTGAGGCAGAGGGGGCCATACGGATTGCCCACCCCCTCTCTCTCGTCCCGCCGGTGATCAGAATCATCCGCCATCCGGCGGTATGGAAAATGGTGAGAAACAGATGA
- a CDS encoding ABC transporter permease, producing MIFFEISKRNIRLNWLRSFLAAAGIVIGVVAISSMGMLGSSLTLSVTDSLSTVGDSVIIIPVVGQPGQNMVTTESLITDRQLQQIVRVVAPNEAVPIYAGADRIEIGPDKAVASLYGIRPDQIPLMVDIADGIVPRSTSGALAGATLADEYDLKTGSRVKVGNETVRITGILEEQGMGFDINPDNALIVSDRWYSTTYDQDDYDQVIVKVRDINDIDAVKLAIERTLNRRDDEVTVYDTRMILEMIVETFNQISVFTTAIGGISLVVAGVSIFNVQMMSVTERIKEIGIIRSIGTKRSEVMKMFLYEAFILGLVGSGIGGLLSFAGGFIAVSVMLQDTSYLFNPQTLFYIPYGMGIGLIVTLASGLYPAWKAAHLNPIEALRFE from the coding sequence ATGATATTTTTTGAAATCTCTAAACGTAACATACGCCTCAACTGGCTGCGCTCGTTTCTCGCGGCAGCAGGCATCGTGATCGGTGTGGTTGCGATCTCCTCTATGGGCATGCTTGGCAGTTCCCTTACGCTTTCGGTCACTGATTCCCTCTCGACAGTGGGTGACTCGGTCATTATTATTCCTGTAGTGGGGCAGCCTGGTCAGAATATGGTGACAACTGAGTCACTCATCACGGACCGGCAGCTCCAGCAAATAGTCAGGGTCGTTGCCCCCAATGAGGCGGTGCCCATTTACGCCGGAGCAGACCGAATTGAGATTGGGCCCGATAAGGCGGTGGCGTCTCTATACGGCATCAGGCCGGACCAGATTCCCTTAATGGTTGATATCGCCGACGGCATTGTTCCCCGCAGTACCAGTGGTGCCCTTGCCGGTGCCACACTGGCAGACGAGTACGACCTGAAGACTGGCAGCCGGGTTAAAGTCGGCAATGAGACCGTGCGGATCACGGGCATTCTGGAGGAACAGGGTATGGGCTTTGACATCAACCCGGACAATGCACTCATAGTATCTGACCGGTGGTATTCCACTACTTACGATCAGGACGACTATGATCAGGTGATCGTCAAGGTACGTGACATTAATGACATCGATGCGGTCAAACTTGCAATAGAACGGACACTCAACCGCCGTGATGATGAAGTAACCGTCTACGACACCCGGATGATCCTTGAGATGATTGTTGAGACCTTCAATCAGATATCGGTCTTTACGACGGCAATTGGTGGTATATCTCTTGTCGTCGCCGGTGTCTCGATCTTCAATGTCCAGATGATGTCGGTGACCGAGCGCATCAAGGAGATAGGCATCATCCGGAGTATTGGGACGAAGCGTTCAGAGGTGATGAAGATGTTTCTCTATGAGGCGTTCATCCTGGGACTGGTTGGGTCGGGTATTGGCGGGCTACTCTCTTTTGCAGGTGGCTTCATCGCGGTATCTGTCATGCTGCAGGACACATCCTATCTCTTCAATCCTCAGACACTCTTCTATATCCCTTACGGGATGGGTATCGGGCTTATTGTCACACTCGCATCCGGTCTCTATCCGGCATGGAAGGCGGCCCACCTCAACCCGATTGAAGCACTCCGGTTTGAGTGA
- a CDS encoding MBL fold metallo-hydrolase, producing the protein MKRYAFVTTIPIRTGALQRGVAIITRHNGNINRVHFDRSIDPHTVFFEVTAKPEEYEQIRQELTDIGYLQTSLETFASLKIHIHLPHESGALNEFLIMTTGAGAQVTSITFDDAGIHPDRVTIAMSVREIGPAEQLLDALKSRYPIEVLEFDNTGETLDDTVFYLRFAQKMRTLIESDDDDFLLRFLGDINHTAQDLTARGEDPKTVFRNVLEAGEYIATTCGDGFYADVQIVHLSEEVTLYAIQLPGGGNIYLFRTLDGFEMLDTGYAVYHQDVMQLFAAYALPVAEQLTRIITSHGDADHCGAGGFFDVPAIMHPATREIIRTGNRAWGSRNEGLVLEEIYTTMIALYSRWNPPAEDNIRLICPETDEKRSIFPVVCRLTIGDLGFEVLETPGGHQVGELVLYCPEKGYLFTADSLMNFASLTEERRRYNSYADYLVTSVNVDSDLARAERRALIGLAQEFTEETGRPCTVFGGHGAVSEYRDGALTIVGAVEHYTHAGGRELPEKNT; encoded by the coding sequence ATGAAACGATACGCATTTGTCACCACCATCCCCATCCGTACCGGGGCTCTGCAGCGCGGTGTCGCCATTATCACCAGGCACAACGGCAATATCAACCGGGTTCACTTCGATCGCAGCATCGACCCCCATACGGTCTTTTTTGAAGTGACCGCGAAACCCGAAGAGTATGAACAGATACGTCAGGAACTTACAGATATCGGCTATCTGCAGACATCTCTTGAAACCTTCGCTTCCCTAAAAATTCATATTCATCTCCCGCATGAATCCGGTGCACTCAATGAATTTTTAATCATGACTACCGGTGCGGGAGCTCAGGTCACCTCCATCACCTTTGATGACGCAGGCATCCATCCCGACCGGGTGACAATAGCAATGAGCGTCCGCGAGATTGGCCCTGCTGAACAGCTCCTTGATGCACTCAAATCACGCTACCCGATTGAGGTGCTGGAGTTTGACAACACCGGTGAGACACTCGACGACACCGTATTCTACCTGCGATTCGCCCAGAAGATGCGCACTCTCATCGAATCAGATGACGATGACTTTCTGCTGCGGTTCCTTGGCGACATCAATCACACCGCTCAGGACCTCACCGCACGTGGGGAAGACCCGAAAACAGTGTTTCGTAATGTGCTTGAAGCCGGTGAATATATCGCTACCACCTGTGGAGATGGATTTTATGCAGATGTGCAGATTGTGCACCTTTCCGAAGAGGTGACGCTCTACGCCATCCAGCTGCCCGGAGGCGGCAATATTTACCTGTTCCGGACCCTGGATGGCTTTGAAATGCTCGATACCGGGTATGCAGTCTACCATCAGGACGTGATGCAGCTCTTTGCCGCATATGCCCTGCCGGTTGCTGAACAGCTCACCCGCATCATCACATCCCATGGAGATGCAGACCATTGCGGAGCGGGCGGATTCTTTGACGTGCCCGCAATCATGCATCCGGCAACACGGGAGATCATCCGTACCGGCAACCGTGCATGGGGGTCCCGGAACGAGGGACTGGTGCTCGAAGAGATTTATACCACAATGATTGCCCTCTACTCCCGGTGGAACCCCCCGGCTGAGGACAACATCCGCCTCATATGTCCGGAAACCGATGAAAAGCGCTCCATCTTCCCGGTTGTATGCCGCCTCACGATTGGCGACCTTGGCTTTGAGGTGCTGGAAACACCCGGCGGCCACCAGGTGGGTGAACTCGTCCTCTACTGTCCGGAGAAGGGATACCTCTTCACCGCGGACAGTCTCATGAACTTTGCCAGCCTCACGGAAGAACGGCGGCGCTACAACTCCTATGCAGACTATCTCGTCACATCGGTGAACGTGGACTCAGATCTTGCACGGGCCGAACGGCGTGCCCTCATAGGGCTTGCACAGGAGTTTACCGAAGAGACCGGGCGCCCATGCACGGTCTTCGGGGGCCATGGAGCGGTCTCGGAGTACCGTGACGGGGCTCTCACAATCGTTGGTGCAGTCGAGCATTACACCCATGCCGGCGGCAGGGAACTCCCGGAGAAGAATACCTGA
- a CDS encoding class I SAM-dependent methyltransferase: MNEHTLIHITQGSLRHMNPMTDMAVLEAGRAAGIGEESFILDAGSGNGTALILLAEHYGCRGYGIDIREDACRTADIAAADAGLSDRLEFTCGDATKSAFPDGANLVISLGSADCWGGPDEAIRACAVLAGENGSILFGDRVWEGARTPPEFAREWPEVRTLYELVSAGREAGYVPVWLWHATPEDWDRYESGIWTHTATWLRDHPDAPEAAELAAYLEAIQDEYILFGREAVGWTMILFCPA; encoded by the coding sequence ATGAACGAACATACACTCATTCACATCACCCAGGGCAGTCTGCGGCACATGAACCCCATGACCGATATGGCGGTTCTCGAAGCAGGACGGGCCGCGGGTATCGGAGAGGAGAGTTTTATCCTTGATGCAGGCTCCGGCAACGGCACCGCACTTATCCTGCTGGCCGAACACTACGGGTGCCGCGGATATGGCATTGACATCCGCGAGGACGCCTGCAGAACCGCAGATATTGCAGCAGCAGATGCCGGACTTTCCGACCGTCTGGAGTTTACCTGCGGCGATGCAACAAAATCTGCATTCCCGGACGGGGCAAACCTTGTGATCTCCCTTGGCTCTGCCGACTGCTGGGGCGGCCCTGACGAGGCTATCCGTGCCTGTGCAGTTCTCGCCGGGGAGAACGGATCTATCCTCTTCGGAGACCGGGTATGGGAGGGTGCACGCACACCCCCGGAGTTCGCCCGCGAATGGCCCGAGGTGCGGACCCTCTACGAACTGGTCTCCGCCGGGCGGGAGGCAGGGTATGTACCGGTATGGCTATGGCACGCAACACCTGAAGACTGGGACAGGTACGAATCCGGCATCTGGACACACACAGCCACTTGGCTGCGGGATCATCCCGACGCACCGGAAGCAGCAGAACTCGCCGCCTACCTCGAAGCTATCCAGGACGAATACATCCTCTTCGGACGCGAAGCGGTCGGCTGGACAATGATCCTCTTTTGCCCGGCCTGA
- a CDS encoding PEGA domain-containing protein, producing the protein MPVIATDTLTVARYASVESEPEFEETYTIAWMEENLPVMGDGTTHYYLQGPVFDESEDSWNPDEDINCYPNKDMGAVRGTDVADLCEMAGGAHQGDVILIRADDGFRKSFPYENIYTPPARQGRMVIAWEKDGQKAGAGYYDGMRLQFFADTSVNPWGEHIFGNSDMRFALPEEYWHFFQPGLPSSTGLSVQSVSRIEIYESTGGQPPVVPSGDNDGGADLWTPATGTLTVLSVPADAAVVIDGATSDYLTNVSIPDMPEGSYGVTVEREGYETPDEEWLMVSDGSNATVSFSLTGITAPCTIVSHPANARIAVDGVDTGTTADTDSLSLIVGNHTITLTMDGYVPLEIPVRITDGGTNRVEGVLVPVCGEDDIPLLSTGPHGSLKGSLSVKTTGGYPGFIAGGESVPMHMPEGEGNEITSYLLFSHGYDTASGLPAEPQPSLSSGGERLIPRLLANTITPAGTVDQTCALFPFPSPNFTISSSGGDEDVFSLSAAISLLARDGPDTFAYAVYEGCVPATGEICTIPADALPNGGTRTLTVLCTEAGVGTDAPGISVNGMTLDAVYATLEQGLVQITAPLPPGGGAYTVMVENASSGWIVRVVILTAAEPSSVPDVADPEKKSDISSDTDDGIMSGIYRFFASLFSLNAVNPAAASDTPSPAGAGSQQNVTPVSPVSVPETTLDSVPPSLVFAPAEGVRSPALTGGLLVDSVPSGAWISLDGKSTGKKTPALFAGLKEGTHRIGVSSALTGDTRSEKAWVYPGALIPVFFDFSSVLPEATVQVESGTGEPVVFTVNGILPEQTTPAQVTITDTESFVAVTSDEGWQTYPVTYQRVDGTLTLVPPVCGTCTVAVASSPADAEIIIDGKRTGDRTPAEISCLSPGPHRIVCSLPGYYPDAQVISVSDSSGKPDAEVSFTLTPYSNGALSVTSVPAGAQIYLHDRYTGLVTPATISGLPIGTYEIGLSTDDETVIREMTVLPDTVVAYEFRFGEE; encoded by the coding sequence ATGCCTGTCATAGCTACCGATACGCTCACGGTGGCACGGTATGCCTCCGTGGAGAGTGAACCGGAATTTGAGGAGACTTACACCATTGCGTGGATGGAAGAGAATCTGCCGGTTATGGGGGATGGGACTACTCATTACTACCTGCAGGGCCCGGTCTTTGATGAGTCTGAGGACTCGTGGAATCCGGACGAGGACATCAACTGTTATCCGAATAAGGACATGGGTGCGGTCAGGGGGACCGATGTGGCGGACCTCTGTGAAATGGCAGGGGGTGCACACCAGGGTGATGTGATCCTTATCCGTGCCGACGATGGGTTCCGGAAGTCGTTCCCCTATGAGAATATCTATACTCCGCCAGCCCGGCAGGGCAGAATGGTGATTGCATGGGAAAAAGACGGACAGAAGGCGGGTGCCGGGTATTATGATGGGATGCGGCTTCAGTTCTTTGCGGACACCTCAGTGAACCCATGGGGCGAGCACATCTTTGGCAACAGTGATATGCGTTTTGCCCTTCCTGAGGAATACTGGCACTTCTTCCAGCCGGGGCTGCCTTCGAGTACCGGGCTCTCTGTGCAGTCTGTCTCCCGCATAGAAATATATGAATCAACCGGCGGTCAACCCCCGGTGGTTCCCTCTGGCGATAATGACGGGGGTGCCGATCTCTGGACACCCGCAACCGGGACGCTGACGGTTCTCTCCGTTCCTGCGGATGCCGCAGTGGTTATCGACGGTGCGACAAGTGATTATCTGACCAATGTATCCATTCCGGATATGCCTGAGGGTTCCTACGGTGTCACCGTGGAGCGTGAGGGGTATGAAACACCTGATGAGGAATGGCTGATGGTCTCAGACGGTTCCAATGCCACGGTCTCCTTTTCCCTGACGGGTATCACCGCACCCTGCACGATAGTATCACATCCTGCGAATGCCCGCATCGCTGTGGATGGGGTGGATACCGGCACCACAGCGGATACAGATTCCCTTTCCCTGATTGTCGGGAATCATACCATCACCCTTACGATGGACGGGTATGTACCGCTTGAGATTCCGGTCCGGATCACGGACGGGGGAACGAACCGTGTGGAGGGTGTGCTTGTTCCCGTTTGTGGTGAAGATGACATTCCCCTGCTCTCCACAGGGCCGCACGGCAGCCTGAAGGGGTCTCTCTCAGTGAAGACAACAGGTGGATACCCGGGCTTTATTGCGGGCGGAGAATCGGTTCCTATGCATATGCCTGAAGGAGAAGGAAATGAGATCACGTCTTACCTGCTCTTTTCTCATGGATATGACACGGCATCGGGTCTTCCGGCTGAACCACAGCCGTCTCTCTCATCCGGCGGTGAACGCCTGATCCCCCGGCTTCTTGCAAACACCATCACCCCTGCGGGTACTGTAGACCAGACCTGTGCCCTCTTCCCGTTCCCGTCTCCTAATTTCACGATCAGCAGTTCGGGAGGGGACGAGGATGTCTTCAGTCTTTCTGCTGCGATCTCCCTTCTTGCACGTGATGGGCCGGACACATTCGCATATGCGGTGTATGAGGGATGTGTCCCTGCGACAGGAGAGATCTGCACGATCCCAGCGGATGCCCTGCCAAATGGAGGCACCCGTACACTTACTGTTCTTTGTACAGAGGCAGGGGTGGGGACAGATGCACCGGGAATCTCGGTGAACGGGATGACACTTGATGCGGTTTATGCAACACTGGAGCAGGGTCTGGTGCAGATCACCGCACCCCTCCCCCCCGGCGGTGGAGCATATACTGTCATGGTAGAGAATGCATCTTCCGGATGGATAGTGCGGGTTGTGATTTTAACCGCAGCAGAACCGTCCTCCGTTCCGGATGTGGCGGATCCGGAAAAGAAGTCTGATATTTCCAGTGATACGGATGACGGAATTATGTCAGGTATCTATCGTTTTTTTGCTTCTCTTTTCTCTCTGAACGCAGTAAATCCCGCCGCAGCATCTGACACACCATCCCCCGCCGGGGCTGGCAGTCAGCAAAATGTGACACCTGTTTCCCCCGTATCTGTCCCGGAGACGACTCTGGATTCTGTGCCGCCTTCACTGGTGTTTGCACCGGCAGAGGGGGTTCGTTCTCCTGCCCTGACCGGTGGCCTGCTGGTGGATTCCGTGCCCTCGGGAGCATGGATCAGTCTCGACGGAAAATCGACCGGAAAAAAGACTCCTGCCCTCTTTGCCGGCCTCAAGGAGGGCACACATCGCATCGGGGTCTCATCAGCACTCACGGGCGATACACGCTCAGAGAAGGCCTGGGTCTATCCGGGTGCCCTTATCCCCGTCTTCTTTGATTTTTCCTCCGTGCTCCCGGAAGCGACCGTACAGGTTGAAAGTGGAACTGGCGAACCGGTGGTCTTTACGGTGAACGGAATACTACCGGAACAGACGACACCTGCTCAGGTGACCATCACGGATACGGAATCATTCGTTGCGGTCACTTCAGACGAGGGCTGGCAGACATATCCTGTCACCTACCAGCGTGTTGACGGGACGCTAACTCTGGTGCCGCCGGTCTGCGGGACATGCACGGTCGCTGTCGCATCCAGCCCGGCAGATGCCGAGATTATTATTGACGGCAAACGTACCGGAGACAGAACTCCTGCTGAAATCTCCTGTCTCTCCCCTGGTCCTCATCGTATTGTATGTTCCCTGCCGGGATATTATCCGGATGCACAGGTTATTTCAGTGAGTGATAGCTCTGGAAAACCGGATGCAGAGGTATCGTTCACGCTTACACCGTATTCTAATGGTGCCCTCTCGGTAACCTCGGTGCCTGCCGGTGCACAGATCTATCTCCATGATCGCTACACCGGTTTGGTTACTCCTGCAACGATCTCCGGCCTTCCGATCGGTACCTATGAGATTGGGCTTTCCACTGACGATGAGACCGTTATCCGGGAGATGACGGTCCTGCCGGACACGGTGGTAGCGTATGAGTTTCGATTTGGAGAAGAATAG
- a CDS encoding GerW family sporulation protein: MSGEDFFKLATDELDSLINANTIMGDAIDAGDKVIIPIASFGFGFGGGMAQGSGKGEGKGEGNGEGAGAGAGGGVSPVALIILHKNLTGIESVQVISLKKHTALSEAIATIGENVLPQVTETLKTMTKKSEPEKTAESEAPTEVPEESGTA, translated from the coding sequence ATGTCAGGAGAAGACTTCTTTAAACTGGCAACTGATGAACTTGACAGCCTCATCAATGCCAATACCATAATGGGCGATGCAATTGATGCCGGAGACAAGGTCATCATACCAATCGCATCCTTCGGATTCGGATTTGGCGGCGGAATGGCACAGGGATCAGGCAAAGGCGAAGGAAAGGGTGAAGGAAATGGCGAAGGCGCCGGAGCCGGAGCCGGTGGTGGTGTCTCCCCTGTTGCACTTATCATTCTTCACAAAAACCTGACCGGCATTGAGAGTGTTCAGGTAATTTCGCTCAAGAAACACACTGCACTTTCTGAAGCCATCGCCACCATCGGGGAGAATGTCCTTCCGCAGGTGACGGAAACCCTGAAGACGATGACAAAAAAGAGCGAACCGGAAAAAACCGCCGAATCTGAAGCACCGACCGAAGTTCCGGAAGAGTCAGGCACTGCATAA
- a CDS encoding DUF2115 domain-containing protein: MRTVTDPDTEIRRIAAVMQAAKTKGELGEILAREVKRFSRYDLTVISARVRQEVELLPKPYREKFRPYAEKWFFGRYHELLKCDREGTWQQMLDPITDRQTFDKFCRMIPDACLRDNPDAPYPGENETMVPFYLLFYYLLSAFAMYVRDEPGHPEGTPFPGGFFVHRKKGKYYCAIRDKEEEIWHSICNYCPALQDPENI; the protein is encoded by the coding sequence ATGCGTACGGTCACCGACCCGGATACGGAAATCCGCCGGATTGCAGCGGTGATGCAGGCGGCAAAGACAAAAGGGGAGCTGGGAGAGATTCTGGCCCGCGAGGTGAAACGGTTCAGCCGGTATGACCTCACCGTGATCAGCGCACGGGTCCGGCAGGAGGTGGAACTCCTGCCAAAGCCCTATCGAGAAAAATTTCGTCCCTATGCGGAGAAGTGGTTTTTTGGCCGCTACCATGAACTCCTGAAGTGCGACCGGGAAGGCACGTGGCAACAGATGCTGGACCCCATCACCGACCGGCAAACGTTTGATAAATTCTGCCGCATGATCCCCGACGCCTGCCTCCGGGATAATCCGGACGCACCATACCCCGGCGAAAATGAGACAATGGTCCCGTTCTACCTGCTTTTTTACTACCTGCTCTCTGCCTTTGCGATGTATGTCCGTGACGAACCCGGCCATCCGGAAGGGACACCGTTTCCCGGCGGGTTTTTTGTCCATCGGAAAAAGGGAAAATATTACTGCGCAATCCGCGACAAGGAAGAGGAGATCTGGCACTCCATCTGCAATTACTGCCCGGCCCTGCAGGACCCTGAGAATATCTGA
- a CDS encoding SLC13 family permease → MKKTIGKIVGVLVFFILLLWPMDPAFFPVQATAAATALMVIWWITEAIPIQATALLPIVLFPTLGVLTASEATAPYADKVIFLFMGGFIIAMSMQRWGLHERIALAILNKAGSSSRMLIFGFMVATAFLSMWISNTATAMMMVPIAIAIIATILPRNDLKLEEMDKTQRDFAECIVISIAYAASIGGLATIIGTPPNGIFLAQMETIFPTAPTIDFFTWMKFGLPLVIIFLPISWLWLTYGPYRHMPKKISHGHNIIQQRISELGPMSRGERWTLLVFVLTAVAWIMRSEKDIGGLIIPGINTYLPWVHDSTIAIAGAILLFLLPVDRKQGIYTMNWEWAKKIPWGILILFGGGIALSKAFIASGLAQVIIETFTVFHGLPIVVAVVAVAIIVSFLTEVTSNTAMASVMIPIMAVTSVSMGIHPWILMLTATFAASMAFMLPVATPPNAVAYGSGYITMHDMMRSGWVLNFIGIGILTAMMFTIITWALGIGPEMPLWALEPVLGP, encoded by the coding sequence ATGAAGAAGACAATCGGAAAAATCGTCGGGGTGCTGGTATTCTTTATCCTCCTCTTATGGCCCATGGACCCCGCCTTTTTCCCGGTGCAGGCGACCGCAGCGGCTACTGCCCTTATGGTGATATGGTGGATCACCGAGGCAATTCCCATTCAGGCGACTGCTCTCCTGCCGATAGTGCTCTTTCCCACCCTTGGTGTTTTGACCGCTAGTGAGGCAACTGCCCCCTATGCTGATAAGGTCATCTTCCTGTTTATGGGGGGTTTTATCATTGCAATGTCCATGCAGCGTTGGGGTCTGCATGAACGGATCGCGCTTGCGATTCTCAATAAAGCGGGTTCGAGTTCACGCATGCTGATATTCGGGTTTATGGTCGCAACGGCATTTCTCTCGATGTGGATATCCAATACCGCAACGGCGATGATGATGGTTCCTATTGCGATAGCGATCATCGCCACCATCTTGCCGAGAAATGATCTGAAACTTGAGGAAATGGACAAGACACAGCGTGACTTTGCAGAATGTATTGTCATCTCCATTGCCTATGCAGCGAGTATCGGAGGTCTTGCAACGATCATTGGTACACCGCCAAACGGCATATTCCTCGCGCAAATGGAAACAATATTCCCCACTGCTCCAACGATAGATTTCTTTACCTGGATGAAGTTCGGGCTGCCGCTTGTGATCATTTTCCTTCCGATTTCGTGGTTATGGCTCACCTATGGGCCGTATCGGCATATGCCGAAGAAGATCTCCCATGGGCATAATATTATCCAGCAGCGAATTTCAGAACTGGGCCCGATGAGCCGGGGTGAGCGCTGGACACTGCTTGTCTTTGTGCTGACGGCGGTAGCCTGGATTATGCGTTCTGAAAAGGACATTGGCGGGCTCATCATCCCTGGCATCAATACCTATCTGCCATGGGTGCATGACTCAACCATTGCCATTGCAGGTGCTATTCTGCTCTTCCTGTTGCCGGTTGACCGGAAACAGGGCATATATACGATGAACTGGGAATGGGCCAAGAAGATTCCGTGGGGGATTCTCATCCTCTTTGGCGGCGGAATTGCCCTCTCAAAGGCGTTCATCGCATCCGGCCTTGCGCAGGTAATTATTGAAACGTTTACAGTATTCCATGGCCTCCCTATCGTGGTGGCAGTCGTTGCTGTGGCAATCATTGTCTCTTTCCTGACCGAAGTGACGTCCAATACGGCGATGGCATCGGTAATGATTCCGATCATGGCGGTCACCTCTGTGTCTATGGGCATTCACCCGTGGATCCTGATGCTCACCGCAACCTTTGCGGCATCGATGGCGTTCATGCTGCCGGTAGCAACGCCACCGAATGCGGTTGCCTACGGTTCCGGATACATTACCATGCATGATATGATGCGTTCCGGATGGGTGCTCAACTTCATTGGTATTGGTATTCTGACGGCAATGATGTTCACGATCATCACCTGGGCCCTTGGTATCGGCCCGGAGATGCCGCTCTGGGCATTAGAGCCCGTGCTTGGTCCCTGA